CTTATGATGCAGCCATTCACTGGCTTTATGCCTACAAGTCCTGCTGTACCAGCACCTCTTAAGATGTTTAAAAGAATTGTTTCTGCTACATCATTTTTATTGTGTGCAATGGCGATCTTGTTTCCACCAACTTTTTTAAGCACTTCGTTGAAAGCATTGTATCTTATCTCTCTTCCAGCAGCCTCCTCTGACAATCCCTTTTCTTTAGCGTATTTTCTAACATCTTTTTTAAATAAAAAAAATGGGACATCAATCCCTTTGCAGACTTTCTCCACAAACAGCGCATCACTATCTGCATCAGCTCCCCTTAGCATGTGATTGACATGAACTGCGTAAAGCTTAAGCTCATGCTTTCCTTTCAACTCTAAAAGCAAATTCAGGAGGCAAACAGAATCAGGCCCACCAGATAAACCTATTACAATTTTGTCACCTTTTTCGATCATTTTGTATTCTTTTATCGTCTTTTCAAAACTATCTATCATACATATCCCCTACACCGCCAGAATCATAAGCACAACAAATATTATGCCAATTGTGAAAAGCATGTAATTTAAATACATTGATGCTTTCTCGCTAAAGCAGCCGTTTTTAAAATTAATATACAGTTTATTTATGTCGTATGTGCCATTAAGCGCTTTCATTATTGCGATATAAAATTTACCAAGCCTGCCTTTTGAATGTTTTAGCACTTCGCCTATCGTATGGGAATCGTGGCTTAATGTCTTACCCCCCACAAGGTAGACAAAAAGCATACCGGCTTCAAATGACAGATACCCCGAATCCGCTTTTCTTAAAACGACTTTCCAACTGGCTCTGTCAAACTCAGGCGTAAATTCTTTTACAATCTCACCTGCAGCAGATGTTGAACCGTAGTCAATAAGCACTATACGCTTTTTTCTTTCATCTATCATGACGTTAGACGGCTTTAAATCTGTGTAAAAAATGCCTAATCGCTTCAATCTGAGAAGAATATCTAAAATCTCAGTAAATATGTATAAAGCACGATCCAAGTCGATACCTGTCTTGATTAATTCATCAAGACTATATCCATCTATGTACTCCAAAACGATATAATGATACATTTTATTATACAATAATGCATCATCTAAATCAAATATACAAGGAGCAAAATCGCAACTTTTCAACAATGTCAGCACTTTGTACTCTCTTGTAATACTTATTAAGTCATCGCTTATTTTAAGCGCATACTTTAAATTATTTTCATCATGTACAAGGTATACGTCAGCTACACCGCCATGACCGATTTTCTCGTCAATTATGTATTTACGGCCATTGTATATGCCTGTCAAAACATAGCCTTTCTTAAGCATTACCCAATTCCCCTGATAGATTCGACTTCAGTCTCAAAAAGCGATGTAGCCATCTTTATCGCATAATAAGTGGGAGTATTTCCGCCTACCTTTAAACTTTTTAGATAAACTTCTATATCATTTATCCTAGACGTAAAAGGGCATATAACCTTTGCAAAAGCATTATCTCCGCCTGGAAATCCTATTAAGCAAAATTCGCTTTTACCTTTCCTCGCTTTCATCGTGTTTAAAAGATCGTTGATTCCATTCACCGCTTTTTTTAATTTTCTTGCCATACTTCCACTTAAATCCAACAAAATAGCACATTTGATATCTGAGACATCGAGAAGTTTATCAATGTAGTCTACGATTTGAGATCTCAATACAGGATGAAGTCCTTCTATGCTTTTCCCTATAAGTTTCATCAATTCGCTATCTAACGTATCGTACAAAGTTTTTTCGGCTGATTTTTGTGTCACTGCTGATAAGGACCTTATAAAATCGTCAGAGTAAATTATGTCGTACACACCACCACCATAACTTGCAATATCTTTTATCTCTTTTATAGACAGATTTCCGTCATCAACAATGCCTATAGAACTTACGCGAATTCCCTTTCTAAATGCTAAAAAAGCTGCATCTGCAGGGTTTCCACCAATGTTTGATTTGCCATCTGTAACCACGATTATCTGTTTTATCAAAATCTCCAAAATCAAATCCCTCCATAAGATTTTTTATTATTTTTACCATCTTATGGAAGGATTATTCAACTCATAAACGCTTCTTCCAAACTTTTACGACAAGCACTGTCATATCGTCTTTAGGAGTGTTTTCGCAAAGCTCAAGGCACTTCTTCATTATAGCTTCTGCCATTTCCTGAGGATCTTTGATATCAAGGTTTCTTAAAAATCTCGACATGCTTTCTTCTTTATTGCCGTCAAAGCAGTCCAATAC
The nucleotide sequence above comes from Thermoanaerobacterium sp. CMT5567-10. Encoded proteins:
- a CDS encoding VWA domain-containing protein, with product MEILIKQIIVVTDGKSNIGGNPADAAFLAFRKGIRVSSIGIVDDGNLSIKEIKDIASYGGGVYDIIYSDDFIRSLSAVTQKSAEKTLYDTLDSELMKLIGKSIEGLHPVLRSQIVDYIDKLLDVSDIKCAILLDLSGSMARKLKKAVNGINDLLNTMKARKGKSEFCLIGFPGGDNAFAKVICPFTSRINDIEVYLKSLKVGGNTPTYYAIKMATSLFETEVESIRGIG
- a CDS encoding protein kinase domain-containing protein, which codes for MLKKGYVLTGIYNGRKYIIDEKIGHGGVADVYLVHDENNLKYALKISDDLISITREYKVLTLLKSCDFAPCIFDLDDALLYNKMYHYIVLEYIDGYSLDELIKTGIDLDRALYIFTEILDILLRLKRLGIFYTDLKPSNVMIDERKKRIVLIDYGSTSAAGEIVKEFTPEFDRASWKVVLRKADSGYLSFEAGMLFVYLVGGKTLSHDSHTIGEVLKHSKGRLGKFYIAIMKALNGTYDINKLYINFKNGCFSEKASMYLNYMLFTIGIIFVVLMILAV